AAGGAAGACAATGGGAGCTTCAATATCTATCTGTAGTCTTCTGGTTATTGCCCTGTTCGTTCCATATGCCCTGGAGTTCGTACCTACCGATTTGCGTAAACCAAATTCGACAGAAATGACGACAGTTCTCAAACTGTCGGAGTTCGGGAAAAACCGGGAATTTTATGCTACGCTATACATTGTCAGAATGTCCGTTCTTCGCTTCATCCCCATCGTTATCGTCATCGTCTGCAACATCACCATCAGCGTCAGTCTGTACCGCTCCAAGTCCGCTCGCTCCAAGATGACGGATCAGAACCACGACGTGTCGTCAGCAGAACGGCGGATCACTCAGACATTGCTTGGTCTGGCCCTTCTGTTCTTTTTCTGTATGACACCAGGTGCCATCAATATCCTGTCCCAGCTATTTGACTACGAATACAACTTTCCTATAACTCGGAACAACGTTTACAACCTTGTCGGGATACTGGCAATTTGGCTTGAAATTGTCAACTCCTCCG
The nucleotide sequence above comes from Haliotis asinina isolate JCU_RB_2024 chromosome 5, JCU_Hal_asi_v2, whole genome shotgun sequence. Encoded proteins:
- the LOC137284727 gene encoding probable G-protein coupled receptor B0563.6 → MTTVLKLSEFGKNREFYATLYIVRMSVLRFIPIVIVIVCNITISVSLYRSKSARSKMTDQNHDVSSAERRITQTLLGLALLFFFCMTPGAINILSQLFDYEYNFPITRNNVYNLVGILAIWLEIVNSSANFIIYIISSQPMRTEFKRVISYRKWTPSDRKYEMSASEIGLSTMSVSTVS